The following nucleotide sequence is from Aedes aegypti strain LVP_AGWG chromosome 3, AaegL5.0 Primary Assembly, whole genome shotgun sequence.
agtccaagtaatcataatggaaaagagaacccaatctggcattgttcggaaagggctttctcaacaatattatttagttcactttaacaaaaacgaactaaataatattgaagctttagaaaaagcaaaacttatgttcgatgtccgtgtgacatgggaacatttccaaaaacctggaggaacccagaaacctggaggaatttgttgtaccagaaccccactcagtgccgtcggtgccaaaagtggggtcagtctgtccagtgaaggaagataccaccaagtttatatgctctaattgcggggctaatcataagtcaaatttttggaattgcccttcgcgcaaaagagtcattgaggctcgtgccaggcagatgaaagataatatccgttacgataacggtcgtttccggaatttgcctggtagaatatcgaacaatactcatttttcagttaacgatcgcttgatcatgaatcatacccatcaggaagatcataatcatgctcattagctcatgggtagccgttcgaatctttcaatttcgaatgtatctacccacggtaaatcctttgcagatatcgtagcaggtaattcgaaaaaaaaatctttgattttcTTAACCATAAATtatcgtttttactaccgcccaacatgcatgtgaaaatagcaaaattgaaaaatgagaagcaggctttgttctaatgtggacgtaatgccgaaacgcaggtgtatcaTTTTGAGATTGAAAAATCTCGCGGCCATCTTTGACACTATCTTAGattttagcagttgaatgattttttgccatctcagtgctcatcatgctGAATTTTAAggcctttgtaaaaaaaacaatcagattatttctttcttaccttatctcagctgtttaaCCGATGGttaatttctatcaatggtttagaccaaataaatgaaagaagtaatgctatttttcaattcGAAGATttgcagaacaatcattcaggtaacaaataagcgttaaaaaatcctattaGATCATTCGTTTTTTGAAGTTAGTTAAGGtgaggggctggctctgttccagtagggacctaacgccaggaaaaagaagaacaagaagaaaagTAAGTTAATGGTAGCTTTaatattcaacatgttgagtgctatcaaggtgaaaactcattctactacttaaaaccaagatggcgtcaaaatccaagatggacGCCATTTTTTTCACTCGAAATAATACTCCTATCCTTCATCTCGAgcaatacaccaactattgaaaacttgttttattgttgtacaaaaactaatgtttgcattgattgcaatcgccatatacgtcaaaatcgtagaacatgactTAGAAAATCGtgcatttcatagggtaaataccattgctcacctagtttctgtagcccatcttacgcaatttttcctcagctttctgatggtgatctcagaattgaaaactagcggtgcgctaatggtgaaaaaacgatttttctaacaaaatccaagatggcggccaaattcaaaatggccgccaaaattttttaaaacttcaaatgaaagctatatcctttctctatacgatgccactaagtttgctatgtgttccaagggaaatatgagacatgtcacgtgaagaaatacccaagatttatcaaaaaatgggctttttctcAAACAGTTATGctggctggcgtacgaggggtccaccaatttgagaaaaccgaagggaccacccttaagttttatcgaaaactagcgatcagtaacataaaattggaattgtaACGATtaggtgccgatggcggcctggtttcagcgagaattgctcaacagGTAGTTTTCTTGACTTTATTTGTATAAATTTGGACAGCAATATGGATTCTAATTACTGAAACGACAAATCAGAATGAACATTTAATTCTACAGACAATACGTTAATTGGAAATATCATACAAATGACATGACAAAACAAAATCTTGGTACGGCAACGACGTTGAGCAAAACTTTAATACATGCAGTTCAGATGAATAGTTACGAAATAACAGATTACTTGTTTTACTACTTGTTTAACTTCATAAGTAGATGGTTTTAATGGCAGCGTAATAGCCGAGAAAACGATGAGTATAACGTTtctaaaatcattcttattATAAATTGAATAATAAATCACATTGACTAAttatttaactaataacaaatttgttccacagatctattttcaaaacCCCCCACATAATCCAAAACACTTCACTGCCGCTATATGCATGACTGATTCCATATCAAGAGCAGAGCAGTGCGGCCTAATCAGTGACACCGTTTTTAATAATTGAGTTTTCGAAATTTGCTAGTACTGATAAGTAAATTATTTATTGCATTACATCATTCTTTCAAGCAAACACTCGTCAATCCAAGATGCAACTCCTAAATTCGCAGATGGCGTAGTACTTTTCAAGGCAGTATGCATCATTCCACGTCCAGTAGAATCCCTGACTAGGCCAATAGGCAATCATTACACATTCCTCGCCGTATTCGCTAGGTTCGCCAGGAGCCCAGCGTGTgaattcaagaattcttccggtaTTGTGCCAGGTGAAAATATCCGTCTGTGCCAATCTGGTAGCTCCGAGCCAAACACCGAAATATCCAGAAGAGTGAAGTCCCGTGGCCTTGGCCGCATCTACTACGGCATTGTGCTTCTCTTCCGAATCAACTATGGCCAACTGCCAGTGCATCCGGTGACAGTACTCGGACGCCT
It contains:
- the LOC5574760 gene encoding lectin subunit alpha, which encodes MFGATSNSLKIVLIVLFYQLCCTHAQFNFHIAPYATNWFEASEYCHRMHWQLAIVDSEEKHNAVVDAAKATGLHSSGYFGVWLGATRLAQTDIFTWHNTGRILEFTRWAPGEPSEYGEECVMIAYWPSQGFYWTWNDAYCLEKYYAICEFRSCILD